In Aegilops tauschii subsp. strangulata cultivar AL8/78 chromosome 3, Aet v6.0, whole genome shotgun sequence, one genomic interval encodes:
- the LOC109761353 gene encoding vacuolar-processing enzyme isoform X2 translates to MILLLPRTGRLYEHDFSYVCDSATIRMKLGGVSDDNEVLCLICGPEFCTLQADICHAYQIMKKGGLKDENIIVFMYNDIAHNPENPRPGVIINHPQGGDVYAGVPKDYTGKEVNVKNFFAVLLGNKTAVSGGSGKVVDSGPNDHIFVFYSDHGGPGVLGMPTYPYLYGDDLVDVLKKKHAAGTYKSLVFYLEACESGSIFEGLLPNDIGVYATTASNAEESSWGTYCPGEYPSPPPEYDTCLGDLYSISWMEDSDVHNLRTESLKQQYNLVKKRTAAQDSYSYGSHVMQYGSLDLNAEHLFSYIGSNPANENTTFVEDNALPSFSRAVNQRDADLVYFWQKYRKLAESSPEKNDARKQLLEMMGHRSHIDNSVELIGNLLFGSAGGPMVLKAVRPAGEPLVDDWSCLKSTVRTFESQCGSLAQYGMKHMRSFANICNAGIVPEAMAKVAAQACTSIPTNPWSATHKGFSA, encoded by the exons ATGATTTTGTTGTTGCCACGTACTGGCAGGCTCTATGAACACGATTTCAGCTATGTGTGTGACAGTGCTACCATAAGGATGAAATTGGGAGGGGTCAGTGACGACAATGAAGTACTGTGTTTGATTTGTGGACCGGAATTTTGCACTTTGCAGGCGGATATCTGCCACGCCTACCAGATCATGAAGAAGGGTGGTCTCAAGGATGAGAACATCATCGTATTCATGTACAACGACATTGCGCACAACCCGGAGAACCCGAGGCCGGGCGTCATCATCAACCACCCCCAGGGTGGAGATGTCTATGCTGGGGTCCCTAAG GACTACACTGGAAAGGAGGTTAATGTCAAGAACTTCTTTGCTGTCCTGCTCGGTAATAAAACCGCTGTGAGTGGTGGGAGCGGCAAAGTCGTGGACAGTGGCCCTAATGATCACATTTTTGTGTTTTACAGTGACCATGGGGGTCCTGGGGTCCTTG GGATGCCTACCTATCCATACCTTTACGGTGATGATCTTGTAGATGTCCTGAAGAAAAAGCACGCTGCTGGAACCTACAAAAGCCTG GTATTTTACCTTGAAGCCTGCGAATCTGGGAGCATCTTTGAGGGACTTCTGCCGAATGACATCGGTGTCTATGCGACCACCGCATCAAACGCAGAGGAAAGCAGTTGGGGAACGTATTGCCCCGGCGAGTACCCGAGCCCTCCACCGGAATATGACACTTGCTTGGGCGACCTGTACAGCATTTCTTGGATGGAAGACAG TGATGTCCACAACCTGAGAACTGAATCTCTCAAGCAGCAGTATAACCTG GTCAAGAAGAGAACGGCAGCTCAGGACTCATACAGCTATGGTTCCCATGTGATGCAATACGGTTCTTTGGACCTGAATGCTGAACATTTGTTCTCGTACATTGGGTCAAACCCTGCTAACGAGAACACTACATTTGTTGAAGATAACGCACTGCCATCATTCTCGAGAGCTGTTAATCAGAGGGATGCTGATCTTGTTTATTTCTGGCAGAAG TACCGGAAATTGGCCGAGAGCTCCCCTGAGAAAAACGATGCTCGGAAGCAATTGCTTGAAATGATGGGTCATAGATCTCATATTGACAACAGCGTCGAGCTGATTGGAAACCTTCTGTTTGGTTCTGCGGGTGGTCCGATGGTTCTAAAGGCTGTTCGCCCAGCTGGTGAACCTCTTGTTGATGACTGGAGTTGTCTCAAGTCTACG GTGCGTACTTTTGAATCACAATGTGGCTCGCTGGCGCAATATGGAATGAAGCACATGCGGTCCTTTGCAAACATCTGCAATGCCGGCATTGTTCCTGAAGCGATGGCAAAGGTTGCTGCTCAGGCGTGCACGAGCATCCCAACCAACCCCTGGAGTGCCACACACAAGGGTTTTAGTGCTTAA
- the LOC109761353 gene encoding vacuolar-processing enzyme isoform X1 encodes MAMASFRPLPLALLLAACLSAFVLAVAHARTPRLEPTIRLPSQRAAGQEDDDSVGTRWAVLIAGSNGYYNYRHQADICHAYQIMKKGGLKDENIIVFMYNDIAHNPENPRPGVIINHPQGGDVYAGVPKDYTGKEVNVKNFFAVLLGNKTAVSGGSGKVVDSGPNDHIFVFYSDHGGPGVLGMPTYPYLYGDDLVDVLKKKHAAGTYKSLVFYLEACESGSIFEGLLPNDIGVYATTASNAEESSWGTYCPGEYPSPPPEYDTCLGDLYSISWMEDSDVHNLRTESLKQQYNLVKKRTAAQDSYSYGSHVMQYGSLDLNAEHLFSYIGSNPANENTTFVEDNALPSFSRAVNQRDADLVYFWQKYRKLAESSPEKNDARKQLLEMMGHRSHIDNSVELIGNLLFGSAGGPMVLKAVRPAGEPLVDDWSCLKSTVRTFESQCGSLAQYGMKHMRSFANICNAGIVPEAMAKVAAQACTSIPTNPWSATHKGFSA; translated from the exons ATGGCCATGGCGTCCTTccgcccccttcccctcgcgCTCCTGCTCGCCGCGTGCCTCTCCGCGTTCGTGCTGGCCGTGGCGCACGCGCGGACCCCACGGCTGGAGCCCACCATCCGGCTGCCGTCGCAGCGCGCCGCCGGGCAGGAGGACGATGACTCCGTCGGGACCAGGTGGGCCGTCCTCAtcgccggttccaacggctactACAACTACCGCCACCAG GCGGATATCTGCCACGCCTACCAGATCATGAAGAAGGGTGGTCTCAAGGATGAGAACATCATCGTATTCATGTACAACGACATTGCGCACAACCCGGAGAACCCGAGGCCGGGCGTCATCATCAACCACCCCCAGGGTGGAGATGTCTATGCTGGGGTCCCTAAG GACTACACTGGAAAGGAGGTTAATGTCAAGAACTTCTTTGCTGTCCTGCTCGGTAATAAAACCGCTGTGAGTGGTGGGAGCGGCAAAGTCGTGGACAGTGGCCCTAATGATCACATTTTTGTGTTTTACAGTGACCATGGGGGTCCTGGGGTCCTTG GGATGCCTACCTATCCATACCTTTACGGTGATGATCTTGTAGATGTCCTGAAGAAAAAGCACGCTGCTGGAACCTACAAAAGCCTG GTATTTTACCTTGAAGCCTGCGAATCTGGGAGCATCTTTGAGGGACTTCTGCCGAATGACATCGGTGTCTATGCGACCACCGCATCAAACGCAGAGGAAAGCAGTTGGGGAACGTATTGCCCCGGCGAGTACCCGAGCCCTCCACCGGAATATGACACTTGCTTGGGCGACCTGTACAGCATTTCTTGGATGGAAGACAG TGATGTCCACAACCTGAGAACTGAATCTCTCAAGCAGCAGTATAACCTG GTCAAGAAGAGAACGGCAGCTCAGGACTCATACAGCTATGGTTCCCATGTGATGCAATACGGTTCTTTGGACCTGAATGCTGAACATTTGTTCTCGTACATTGGGTCAAACCCTGCTAACGAGAACACTACATTTGTTGAAGATAACGCACTGCCATCATTCTCGAGAGCTGTTAATCAGAGGGATGCTGATCTTGTTTATTTCTGGCAGAAG TACCGGAAATTGGCCGAGAGCTCCCCTGAGAAAAACGATGCTCGGAAGCAATTGCTTGAAATGATGGGTCATAGATCTCATATTGACAACAGCGTCGAGCTGATTGGAAACCTTCTGTTTGGTTCTGCGGGTGGTCCGATGGTTCTAAAGGCTGTTCGCCCAGCTGGTGAACCTCTTGTTGATGACTGGAGTTGTCTCAAGTCTACG GTGCGTACTTTTGAATCACAATGTGGCTCGCTGGCGCAATATGGAATGAAGCACATGCGGTCCTTTGCAAACATCTGCAATGCCGGCATTGTTCCTGAAGCGATGGCAAAGGTTGCTGCTCAGGCGTGCACGAGCATCCCAACCAACCCCTGGAGTGCCACACACAAGGGTTTTAGTGCTTAA